A single region of the Laspinema palackyanum D2c genome encodes:
- a CDS encoding M42 family metallopeptidase has protein sequence MSVLESDRLFETIQTLVLHHSPSGDEGEIDRWLLNRFQEIGVEVWQDAAGNVIAKTPGRPGGKSLAITGHKDEIGAIVKTIEPTGRVQVRKLGGSFPWIYGEGVVDFLGDRQVISGILSFGSRHISHESPQQAFQKDKPLNWEDAWVETKCTPEALAEAGVRPGTRMVVGKHRKKPLRLGDYIASYTLDNKASVAILLALAETVKNPPGDIYWVASAKEEVGAVGALYFTNRQRLDALIALEICPVAPEYPIAEGEVPVLLSQDGYGIYDEGLNREIRQAAEQEAIALQLATISGFGSDASIAMKFGHVARAACLGFPTQNTHGYEIAHLGAIANCIRILQRYCLQE, from the coding sequence ATGTCAGTGTTAGAGTCTGATCGCTTATTTGAGACAATTCAAACCTTAGTGTTGCACCATTCGCCCAGTGGGGATGAGGGAGAGATTGATCGCTGGTTATTGAATCGATTTCAGGAGATTGGGGTGGAGGTATGGCAGGATGCCGCAGGAAATGTGATTGCTAAAACTCCGGGACGCCCGGGGGGGAAGTCCCTGGCAATTACGGGACATAAGGATGAAATCGGGGCGATCGTCAAAACCATTGAACCCACGGGACGAGTCCAAGTCCGCAAACTGGGCGGTTCGTTCCCTTGGATTTATGGGGAGGGGGTGGTGGATTTTTTAGGCGATCGCCAGGTTATCAGTGGCATCCTCAGTTTTGGGTCCCGTCACATCTCCCACGAATCCCCACAGCAAGCATTTCAGAAAGATAAACCCCTGAATTGGGAAGATGCCTGGGTGGAAACCAAATGCACCCCGGAGGCATTAGCCGAGGCAGGAGTGCGTCCCGGTACTCGCATGGTGGTGGGCAAACATCGCAAAAAACCCTTGCGCCTGGGGGATTATATCGCCAGTTACACCCTGGACAATAAAGCCTCTGTGGCAATTTTGTTAGCCCTGGCGGAAACCGTGAAGAATCCCCCGGGCGATATTTATTGGGTGGCATCGGCGAAGGAAGAAGTCGGGGCAGTGGGGGCCTTGTATTTTACCAATCGGCAACGGTTGGATGCTTTAATTGCTTTAGAAATTTGTCCCGTGGCCCCGGAATATCCGATCGCCGAGGGGGAGGTTCCCGTGTTGCTGTCTCAGGATGGGTATGGGATTTACGATGAAGGGTTGAATCGGGAGATTCGGCAGGCGGCAGAACAAGAGGCGATCGCCTTGCAACTGGCAACCATTAGCGGATTTGGCAGTGATGCCTCCATCGCCATGAAATTCGGTCATGTCGCCCGGGCTGCCTGTTTAGGCTTTCCCACCCAGAATACCCACGGCTATGAAATTGCCCATCTCGGGGCGATCGCTAACTGCATTCGCATTCTCCAACGGTACTGCCTCCAAGAATAA
- a CDS encoding YdcF family protein, with amino-acid sequence MSQRLSVGQKFLRLFLTTVLVMIVGWIPVQIAIARLLVPLPQAIVVLEGNSNRMTFAAQFWQQQPHLDIWLSGVGVDNPGYRQIFQNAGVPESQLYFEVRSTDTVKNFTDMRQELVARGLRHVYLITSDYHIRRSWAIAFFVFGSRGLIITPIAVPSVGFPSESPERVFRDCLRSILWILTGYSGADLNPNLP; translated from the coding sequence GTGAGTCAACGTTTATCAGTGGGTCAAAAATTTTTGAGGTTATTCCTCACTACGGTACTGGTGATGATCGTGGGATGGATTCCCGTGCAAATTGCGATCGCCCGCCTGTTGGTCCCGCTTCCTCAAGCGATCGTGGTTTTAGAAGGAAATTCCAACCGGATGACCTTTGCGGCCCAGTTTTGGCAGCAGCAGCCCCATTTAGATATCTGGCTCTCGGGAGTTGGGGTGGATAATCCGGGCTATCGTCAGATTTTCCAGAACGCAGGAGTCCCGGAATCCCAACTCTATTTTGAAGTGCGCTCAACAGATACCGTGAAAAATTTTACGGATATGCGTCAGGAGTTGGTCGCCCGGGGTCTACGCCATGTCTATTTAATCACGTCAGATTATCATATTCGCCGCTCCTGGGCGATCGCCTTTTTCGTGTTTGGCAGTCGGGGTCTGATCATCACCCCGATAGCGGTACCTTCTGTGGGATTTCCTTCGGAGTCCCCCGAGCGAGTTTTTCGCGACTGCTTGCGTTCGATTCTGTGGATCTTGACCGGATATTCTGGGGCGGACCTCAATCCCAATTTGCCCTAA
- a CDS encoding S-layer homology domain-containing protein encodes MLLKPVSVSLSAIALVIGLSACANSPNSQTLERTFAADPLLEENEGTPVPPPPPPDPALAPVEGSSELPQDFPDTIPPYPNAEFIRTIAPNETPESTKADAGVVTLWETSDTAEQVRNFYQQQFNQPNWEIVPQANQAGSQPNLIARHNLDLLVNIDVEPQIGMGENTPERVEFLISYVRANPAETTGTTPGSQPPNTIAIEAATPVSQGTAEPSATPATPTALEQVPEQLRPYLRDLEKMGIAIAQPTGNTSANGTESPVNLNQGITRKQFARWLLEVNNKIYANQPGKQVRLAPTTANPAFSDVSTNHPDFPVIQGLAEAGIIPSALSGDSSATTFRPDVIITREQLLLWKVPLDHRSNLPSASVDAIKESWGFQDAGKIDPNALRAVYADFQNGDRSNIRRAFGYTTLFQPKKEVTRAEAAAALWFFGRQGEGLTVSDAMENPTPVAP; translated from the coding sequence ATGTTGTTAAAACCTGTATCGGTATCCCTGAGTGCGATCGCCCTAGTAATCGGATTGAGTGCCTGTGCCAATAGTCCGAATAGCCAAACCTTAGAACGAACTTTTGCAGCGGATCCGCTGCTGGAAGAGAATGAGGGAACTCCAGTGCCACCACCTCCGCCTCCGGATCCCGCCTTGGCACCCGTGGAAGGCTCCTCTGAACTTCCCCAGGATTTCCCAGACACCATCCCCCCCTATCCCAATGCGGAATTTATCCGGACGATCGCCCCGAATGAGACTCCTGAATCCACAAAAGCGGATGCGGGAGTTGTCACCCTCTGGGAAACTTCAGATACTGCCGAACAAGTGCGGAACTTTTATCAACAACAGTTTAATCAGCCGAATTGGGAAATCGTCCCCCAAGCGAACCAAGCCGGATCCCAGCCGAATTTAATAGCTCGTCACAACTTGGATTTGCTCGTGAATATTGACGTCGAACCGCAAATCGGGATGGGGGAAAATACTCCAGAGCGGGTAGAATTTTTAATTAGTTACGTTCGCGCGAATCCGGCTGAAACCACAGGAACAACCCCCGGATCTCAACCCCCCAACACGATCGCCATTGAAGCGGCAACTCCGGTTTCTCAAGGGACTGCGGAACCCTCGGCAACACCCGCCACCCCCACTGCACTAGAACAGGTTCCCGAACAGTTGCGACCCTATCTGCGCGACTTAGAAAAAATGGGCATTGCGATCGCCCAACCCACTGGGAATACCAGCGCTAATGGCACAGAATCTCCGGTAAATCTCAACCAAGGAATTACTCGAAAGCAATTTGCGCGATGGTTGTTAGAAGTCAATAATAAAATCTATGCTAACCAACCGGGAAAACAGGTGCGATTGGCACCTACCACCGCTAACCCAGCCTTTTCCGACGTGAGTACAAACCATCCCGATTTCCCAGTCATTCAAGGATTAGCGGAAGCGGGGATTATTCCCAGTGCATTGAGTGGGGATAGTAGCGCCACTACATTTCGTCCCGATGTTATTATCACCCGAGAACAATTGTTGTTGTGGAAAGTGCCCTTAGATCACCGCAGCAATTTACCCAGCGCCTCCGTGGATGCAATTAAGGAAAGCTGGGGGTTCCAAGATGCGGGTAAAATTGACCCGAATGCGTTGCGCGCAGTATATGCCGATTTTCAGAATGGGGACCGATCGAATATTCGCCGTGCTTTTGGTTATACTACCTTATTTCAACCCAAAAAAGAGGTGACGCGGGCTGAAGCGGCGGCGGCTTTGTGGTTTTTTGGGCGACAAGGGGAAGGACTAACGGTTTCGGATGCAATGGAAAATCCCACTCCGGTAGCACCGTAA
- a CDS encoding LPS biosynthesis glycosyltransferase — protein sequence MKGIDTAIEQPPSPNRLGARIGKVLIIAYKESTDLLEKTLREEGLTAEVVRQEENPAMQDFSPSYRCLLNHRSAWEKALKEPKPTLIVEADFVPVRGFGKLPLSYPGDRTEALGIAWLYTCAPQIYSVSQDGYAQGFSTAMVAYIITNHSAEYLIQLAERIKNEMGPKNYSAWDSKIDAFLRQHKFKNYVPFRNYGEHGGRPNPEHSKHQLSSTHRADVLYGKLAFLPLYACEAREGTVKLLEVRLKARLKGIGRLVMGRYIRLAILKKSSVPGRLLSFAIRRHLILRL from the coding sequence ATGAAGGGAATCGATACGGCGATAGAACAGCCGCCTAGTCCCAATCGGCTGGGCGCTCGCATTGGCAAAGTGTTGATTATCGCGTACAAAGAATCGACGGATTTGCTAGAGAAGACGTTGCGTGAGGAAGGGTTAACGGCGGAAGTCGTGCGACAAGAAGAAAATCCAGCGATGCAGGACTTTTCCCCCAGTTATCGCTGTCTGCTCAACCATCGTTCAGCCTGGGAAAAAGCCTTGAAGGAACCGAAACCCACCTTAATTGTCGAAGCAGATTTTGTGCCCGTGCGGGGATTTGGAAAACTGCCGTTATCTTATCCCGGCGATCGTACCGAGGCGCTAGGAATTGCGTGGCTTTATACCTGTGCGCCCCAAATTTATAGCGTTTCTCAAGACGGCTATGCCCAAGGATTTTCTACCGCAATGGTCGCTTATATTATCACGAATCATAGCGCTGAGTATTTAATACAACTGGCGGAGCGAATCAAAAATGAAATGGGGCCGAAGAATTACTCCGCTTGGGATTCAAAAATTGATGCTTTTTTGCGCCAACACAAATTTAAAAATTACGTTCCGTTTCGCAACTATGGAGAACATGGGGGCCGTCCTAATCCCGAACATAGTAAACATCAACTCAGTTCCACCCATCGTGCGGATGTTCTGTATGGAAAACTGGCTTTTTTACCCCTGTATGCCTGCGAAGCTCGGGAGGGGACTGTGAAATTGTTGGAAGTCCGACTCAAAGCTCGGCTCAAAGGCATCGGGCGTTTGGTAATGGGACGATATATCCGATTGGCGATCTTGAAAAAGTCGAGTGTTCCAGGCAGACTCCTGAGTTTTGCCATTCGCCGACACCTGATCCTGAGACTATAG